CCCAGCGCGGTCAGGCAGGCATGGACCTTTGGCAGCATGCCCTCACGGATGACGCCCTTCTTAATCAGCCGCTGCATGTCTTTCTGCGAGAGTGTGGAGATGTGACGCCCCTTCGCGTTGCGGATACCCTTGACGTCCGTGAGCATCAGTAGCTTCTCAGCGTGCAGGGAGGCAGCTACCGCGCCAGCCACGAGATCGGCGTTGATGTTGTAGGTGTTGCCTTCCCGATCGGTGCCGATGGGCGCGATGACCGGAATAAAATTATCCTGTTGCAGTTTCTGGATCAGGGTCGGATTGATGGACTGGATGTCGCCGACGTAGCCGAAAGTGTCGTCCTCGGCGCCGTCCTCGTCCGCTTCCATGCCGAGGCTGTCAATCCAGGCCTTGACCGTGAGTGGCTTGGCGGTGATGAAGCCGCCGTCCTTGCCGCTGACGCCGACGGCCCGCCCGCCGTGCCGGTTGAGTAGATCTACGATCTCCATATTGATCTTACCGGCAAGGACCATCTCGACGATTTCCATCGTCTTCTCGTCCGTCACCCGCACGCCCTGCTTGAACTTGGCCTCGAGGCCAAGGCGGTTGAGCATCTCATCGATCTGCGGCCCGCCGCCGTGCACGATGACGGGGTTGATGCCGACGTACTTCATCAGAACAATGTCCTGAGCGAATTTGTCCTTGAGCGAGTCCTCCGTCATGGCGTTGCCGCCGTACTTGATGACGATGGTCTTGTCGGAGAATGCGCGGATGTAGGGGAGCGTCTCGACCAGAATATTGGCTTTTTTGACAAGCTTGTTCATCGTGGTACTCGCCTAGCGCGCATCTTACAAAATAACATCGTGCAACACAATGTTTGAGCGTCAGGATTTCTGTTTGGCGGACGT
The sequence above is a segment of the Nitrospira sp. genome. Coding sequences within it:
- the argB gene encoding acetylglutamate kinase; amino-acid sequence: MNKLVKKANILVETLPYIRAFSDKTIVIKYGGNAMTEDSLKDKFAQDIVLMKYVGINPVIVHGGGPQIDEMLNRLGLEAKFKQGVRVTDEKTMEIVEMVLAGKINMEIVDLLNRHGGRAVGVSGKDGGFITAKPLTVKAWIDSLGMEADEDGAEDDTFGYVGDIQSINPTLIQKLQQDNFIPVIAPIGTDREGNTYNINADLVAGAVAASLHAEKLLMLTDVKGIRNAKGRHISTLSQKDMQRLIKKGVIREGMLPKVHACLTALGGGVQKAHIIDGRMPHAILLEVFTHKGIGTEIIA